Proteins encoded by one window of Mobula hypostoma chromosome 21, sMobHyp1.1, whole genome shotgun sequence:
- the fam163ba gene encoding protein FAM163B has protein sequence MTAGTVVITGGILATIILLCIIIVLCYCRLQYYCCKREEWDGDEEEPDFAVHPHLPAAYYNYSAGNGFHFGSVAYPQDHFQSRPFCSNCKPLFYVHQIEEIRNGGENMSYTSVSEEDLEMLTNPQELPLGRAKMAREIFSRSRSISTDV, from the exons ATGACAGCCGGGACTGTAGTCATCACTGGAGGAATATTGGCTACGATTATCCTTCTCTGTATAATAATCGTGTTGTGTTATTGCCGCCTGCAG TATTATTGCTGTAAGCGAGAGGAatgggatggagatgaggaggagcctGATTTTGCAGTCCACCCACATTTGCCGGCTGCCTACTACAACTACAGCGCTGGAAATGGATTTCACTTTGGCTCTGTAGCTTACCCCCAAGATCACTTCCAGTCCAGACCTTTCTGTTCCAACTGCAAGCCACTCTTCTATGTACATCAGATTGAAGAGATTCGGAATGGGGGTGAGAACATGAGCTACACctctgtcagtgaggaggatttAGAAATGCTGACGAATCCCCAGGAACTGCCCTTAGGCAGGGCCAAGATGGCCAGAGAGATTTTTAGTAGAAGTCGAAGTATCAGCACTGATGTGTAA